From Brienomyrus brachyistius isolate T26 chromosome 18, BBRACH_0.4, whole genome shotgun sequence, one genomic window encodes:
- the fmnl3 gene encoding formin-like protein 3 isoform X4, producing the protein MGNIESVDGHSEIKPHIMPLKVPMPDPTELEERFALVLNSMNLPPDKARLLRQYDNEKKWDLICDQERFQVKNPPHTYIQKLRSYLDPGVTRKKFRRRVQESTKVLRELEISLRTNHIGWVREFLNDDNQGLDILVKYLSFAQCAVMLDFEGLEAGDEGSLDKTKSWSRSIEDLHQNGIQPFCNTLSRSARQSVLRYNTISNSKTMKNSRLVSQKDDVHVCIMCLRAVMNYQYGFNMVMSHPHAVNEIALSLNNKNFRTKALVLELLAAVCLVRGGHEIILSAFDNFKEVCKEKHRFEKLMEYFRSEDGNIDFMVACMQFINIVVHSVEDMNFRVHLQYEFTKLGLDDFLEKCKHTESDKLSVQIQAYLDNVFDVGGLLEDAETKNVALEKVEELEDQLSHMTERLLDVENETMMKVAELEKLLLQKDKDLVAIRETFESTNSQVHTLRRMIQEKDAAFQRHRLVEKRLQELEQQGTIRLCKQADGDISIEALAVGVAGETLGVITPLPAGPVGPGAPGEIPSTTVEPVVPPPPPPPPPPPPLPSAQGEYVPVPPPPPVAPPLPGTSPTVILSTGLSAIRIKKPIKTKFRLPVFNWTALKPTQINGTVFNEIDDERVLEELDLDKFEELFKTKAQGPIMDLSCPKNKVSQKTINKVTLLDANRSKNLAITLRKAAKSTEEICKAIQMYDLKALPVDFVECLMRFLPTDAESKLLRQYERERRPVEQLAEEDRFMLHFSKIERLTQRMTIITFVGNFIDNVNMLTPQLNAIIAASASVKSSPKLKRMLEIILALGNYMNSSKRGSVYGFKLQSLDLLLDTKSTDRKLTLLHYIALIVKDKYVDLANFFNELHFVDKAAAVSLENVLLDVRELCKGMELIRRECSLHDHVVLKDFLQTHEPQLDKLQKDSKTAEEAYNSVVHYFGESAKTTPPSVFFPVFVRFIKAYKEAVEENEQRKKQEEAMREKLLAQEAKQQNPKVQAQKKRLQQQELIAELRKRQAKDHRPVYEGKDGTIEDIITDLRNQPFLRADAVIRCGWKRL; encoded by the exons AACTCCATGAACCTGCCCCCTGATAAAGCTCGTCTCCTACGCCAGTATGACAACGAGAAGAAGTGGGACCTCATCTGTGATCAG GAACGCTTTCAGGTGAAAAACCCTCCCCACACCTACATCCAGAAGCTAAGGAGCTATTTAGACCCGGGGGTCACGCGGAAG AAATTTCGCCGGCGAGTTCAAGAATCCACGAAGGTTCTGCGAGAGCTGGAGATATCGTTGAGGACCAATCATATTGG GTGGGTTCGAGAGTTCCTCAACGATGATAATCAAGGCTTGGATATCCTGGTGAAGTACCTTTCATTTGCTCAGTGTGCCGTCAT GTTGGATTTTGAGGGGCTTGAGGCCGGGGATGAGGGCTCCCTGGACAAGACTAAGTCCTGGAGCAGGTCTATTGAAGATCTGCATCAGAACGGCATCCAACCGTTCTGCAACACGCTGTCTCGCTCCGCGCGCCAGTCAGTGCTCCG CTACAATACGATAAGTAACAGCAAAACCATGAAGAACTCCAGGCTGGTCAGCCAGAAGGACGACGTGCATGTTTGCATCATGTGCTTGCGGGCGGTGATGAACTACCAG TATGGCTTCAATATGGTGATGtctcacccccatgcagtgaaTGAAATTGCACTTAGCTTGAACAATAAGAACTTCAG GACAAAGGCCCTGGTTCTGGAGTTACTTGCCGCTGTATGTTTAGTTAGAGGTGGTCATGAAATCATTCTATCAGCATTTGACAACTTCAAAGAG GTGTGCAAAGAGAAGCATCGCTTTGAGAAGCTGATGGAGTATTTCCGCAGTGAGGATGGAAATATTGACTTCATG GTTGCTTGTATGCAGTTCATCAACATTGTTGTTCATTCAGTGGAAGATATGAACTTCCGTGTCCACCTACAGTATGAGTTCACCAAGCTGGGTCTTGATGACTTCTTGGAG AAgtgcaaacacacagaaagcgACAAGCTGTCAGTGCAGATCCAGGCCTACCTAGATAACGTGTTTGACGTAGGGGGACTCCTGGAAGATGCGGAAACCAAGAACGTGGCCCTGGAGAAGGTGGAGGAGTTGGAAGATCAGCTATCACAC ATGACTGAACGGCTGCTAGATGTGGAGAATGAAACGATGATGAAAGTAGCTGAACTGGAGAAGTTGCTCCTTCAAAAAGACAAAGACCTCGTTGCCATAAGG GAGACCTTCGAGTCGACCAACTCCCAGGTGCATACGCTGCGGAGGATGATCCAGGAGAAGGACGCGGCCTTCCAGCGGCACCGTCTCGTGGAGAAGCGGctgcaggagctggagcagcaggGCACCATCCGGCTGTGCAAGCAGGCTGATGGAGACATCTCCATTGAGGCCCTGGCTGTGGGTGTGGCTGGAGAGACCCTGGGAGTCATCACCCCGCTGCCTGCAGGTCCGGTGGGCCCTGGAGCTCCAGGCGAAATCCCCTCCACCACAGTTGAGCCTGTTGTGCCACCACCTCCGCCCCCACCACCGCCCCCGCCCCCACTGCCCTCTGCTCAAG GTGAGTATGTACCTGTGCCACCTCCaccccctgtggccccgcctctGCCTGGAACGTCTCCAACTGTCATCCTCAGCACCGGCCTATCAG CCATTAGAATCAAAAAGCCCATAAAGACAAAGTTTCGCCTGCCTGTGTTCAACTGGACGGCCCTGAAACCCACACAGATCAACGGCACCGTATTCAATGAGATAGACGACGAGAGAGTTCTAGAG GAGCTGGATCTAGACAAGTTTGAGGAACTCTTCAAAACCAAAGCTCAGGGTCCAATAATGGACCTGTCCTGCCCCAAGAACAAAGTTTCCCAGAAGACCATCAACAAGGTTACCTTGCTAGATGCCAACCGTTCTAAGAATTTGGCCATCACGTTACGCAAGGCTGCAAAGAGCACAGAGGAGATCTGCAAAGCTATCCAGAT GTATGACCTGAAGGCTCTGCCGGTGGACTTTGTAGAATGCCTGATGCGATTCCTGCCCACGGATGCAGAGAGCAAACTGCTACGTCAGTACGAGCGAGAGCGCCGTCCAGTGGAGCAGCTGGCTGAGGAGGACCgcttcatgttacatttcagtaaaATTGAAAGGCTCACGCAAAGGATGACGATCATCACCTTTGTGGGCAACTTCATTGATAACGTCAATATGCTGACTCCG CAACTGAATGCAATTATTGCTGCATCTGCCTCAGTGAAATCATCGCCCAAACTGAAGAGAATGCTGGAG ATTATTTTAGCTTTGGGAAATTACATGAATAGCAGCAAAAGAGGCTCAGTTTACGGGTTCAAGCTTCAAAGCCTGGATCTG TTGCTGGACACCAAGTCTACAGACAGGAAGCTGACGCTGCTGCACTACATTGCACTCATTGTGAAGGACAAGTACGTGGACCTGGCCAACTTCTTCAATGAGTTGCACTTCGTCGACAAGGCAGCAGCTG TATCGCTGGAGAATGTGCTGCTGGATGTGCGAGAGCTGTGCAAGGGTATGGAGCTGATCCGTAGGGAGTGCAGCCTCCATGACCACGTGGTGCTCAAGGACTTCCTGCAGACACATGAGCCACAGCTCGACAAACTGCAGAAGGATTCCAAGACAGCAGAG GAAGCGTACAACAGTGTGGTTCATTACTTTGGAGAGAGTGCCAAGACAACCCCACCCTCCGTCTTCTTTCCTGTGTTTGTGCGTTTCATCAAGGCGTACAAG GAAGCTGTGGAGGAGAATGAGCAGAGGAAGAAGCAGGAGGAAGCTATGAGGGAGAAGCTGCTGGCTCAGGAGGCCAAGCAGCAAAACCCGAAG GTGCAGGCACAGAAGAAGAGGCTGCAGCAGCAGGAGCTGATCGCAGAGCTGCGCAAACGGCAGGCTAAGGACCACCGGCCTGTGTATGAGGGCAAGGATGGCACCATAGAGGACATTATCACAG ATCTCCGAAACCAGCCCTTCCTGCGTGCTGACGCAGTGATCCGCTGCGGGTGGAAGCGACTGTAA
- the fmnl3 gene encoding formin-like protein 3 isoform X3 → MGNIESVDGHSEIKPHIMPLKVPMPDPTELEERFALVLNSMNLPPDKARLLRQYDNEKKWDLICDQERFQVKNPPHTYIQKLRSYLDPGVTRKKFRRRVQESTKVLRELEISLRTNHIGWVREFLNDDNQGLDILVKYLSFAQCAVMLDFEGLEAGDEGSLDKTKSWSRSIEDLHQNGIQPFCNTLSRSARQSVLRYNTISNSKTMKNSRLVSQKDDVHVCIMCLRAVMNYQYGFNMVMSHPHAVNEIALSLNNKNFRTKALVLELLAAVCLVRGGHEIILSAFDNFKEVCKEKHRFEKLMEYFRSEDGNIDFMVACMQFINIVVHSVEDMNFRVHLQYEFTKLGLDDFLEKCKHTESDKLSVQIQAYLDNVFDVGGLLEDAETKNVALEKVEELEDQLSHMTERLLDVENETMMKVAELEKLLLQKDKDLVAIRETFESTNSQVHTLRRMIQEKDAAFQRHRLVEKRLQELEQQGTIRLCKQADGDISIEALAVGVAGETLGVITPLPAGPVGPGAPGEIPSTTVEPVVPPPPPPPPPPPPLPSAQGEYVPVPPPPPVAPPLPGTSPTVILSTGLSAIRIKKPIKTKFRLPVFNWTALKPTQINGTVFNEIDDERVLEELDLDKFEELFKTKAQGPIMDLSCPKNKVSQKTINKVTLLDANRSKNLAITLRKAAKSTEEICKAIQMYDLKALPVDFVECLMRFLPTDAESKLLRQYERERRPVEQLAEEDRFMLHFSKIERLTQRMTIITFVGNFIDNVNMLTPQLNAIIAASASVKSSPKLKRMLEIILALGNYMNSSKRGSVYGFKLQSLDLLLDTKSTDRKLTLLHYIALIVKDKYVDLANFFNELHFVDKAAAVSLENVLLDVRELCKGMELIRRECSLHDHVVLKDFLQTHEPQLDKLQKDSKTAEEAYNSVVHYFGESAKTTPPSVFFPVFVRFIKAYKEAVEENEQRKKQEEAMREKLLAQEAKQQNPKVQAQKKRLQQQELIAELRKRQAKDHRPVYEGKDGTIEDIITAELKVDLRTFAPLKSGSPKPALPAC, encoded by the exons AACTCCATGAACCTGCCCCCTGATAAAGCTCGTCTCCTACGCCAGTATGACAACGAGAAGAAGTGGGACCTCATCTGTGATCAG GAACGCTTTCAGGTGAAAAACCCTCCCCACACCTACATCCAGAAGCTAAGGAGCTATTTAGACCCGGGGGTCACGCGGAAG AAATTTCGCCGGCGAGTTCAAGAATCCACGAAGGTTCTGCGAGAGCTGGAGATATCGTTGAGGACCAATCATATTGG GTGGGTTCGAGAGTTCCTCAACGATGATAATCAAGGCTTGGATATCCTGGTGAAGTACCTTTCATTTGCTCAGTGTGCCGTCAT GTTGGATTTTGAGGGGCTTGAGGCCGGGGATGAGGGCTCCCTGGACAAGACTAAGTCCTGGAGCAGGTCTATTGAAGATCTGCATCAGAACGGCATCCAACCGTTCTGCAACACGCTGTCTCGCTCCGCGCGCCAGTCAGTGCTCCG CTACAATACGATAAGTAACAGCAAAACCATGAAGAACTCCAGGCTGGTCAGCCAGAAGGACGACGTGCATGTTTGCATCATGTGCTTGCGGGCGGTGATGAACTACCAG TATGGCTTCAATATGGTGATGtctcacccccatgcagtgaaTGAAATTGCACTTAGCTTGAACAATAAGAACTTCAG GACAAAGGCCCTGGTTCTGGAGTTACTTGCCGCTGTATGTTTAGTTAGAGGTGGTCATGAAATCATTCTATCAGCATTTGACAACTTCAAAGAG GTGTGCAAAGAGAAGCATCGCTTTGAGAAGCTGATGGAGTATTTCCGCAGTGAGGATGGAAATATTGACTTCATG GTTGCTTGTATGCAGTTCATCAACATTGTTGTTCATTCAGTGGAAGATATGAACTTCCGTGTCCACCTACAGTATGAGTTCACCAAGCTGGGTCTTGATGACTTCTTGGAG AAgtgcaaacacacagaaagcgACAAGCTGTCAGTGCAGATCCAGGCCTACCTAGATAACGTGTTTGACGTAGGGGGACTCCTGGAAGATGCGGAAACCAAGAACGTGGCCCTGGAGAAGGTGGAGGAGTTGGAAGATCAGCTATCACAC ATGACTGAACGGCTGCTAGATGTGGAGAATGAAACGATGATGAAAGTAGCTGAACTGGAGAAGTTGCTCCTTCAAAAAGACAAAGACCTCGTTGCCATAAGG GAGACCTTCGAGTCGACCAACTCCCAGGTGCATACGCTGCGGAGGATGATCCAGGAGAAGGACGCGGCCTTCCAGCGGCACCGTCTCGTGGAGAAGCGGctgcaggagctggagcagcaggGCACCATCCGGCTGTGCAAGCAGGCTGATGGAGACATCTCCATTGAGGCCCTGGCTGTGGGTGTGGCTGGAGAGACCCTGGGAGTCATCACCCCGCTGCCTGCAGGTCCGGTGGGCCCTGGAGCTCCAGGCGAAATCCCCTCCACCACAGTTGAGCCTGTTGTGCCACCACCTCCGCCCCCACCACCGCCCCCGCCCCCACTGCCCTCTGCTCAAG GTGAGTATGTACCTGTGCCACCTCCaccccctgtggccccgcctctGCCTGGAACGTCTCCAACTGTCATCCTCAGCACCGGCCTATCAG CCATTAGAATCAAAAAGCCCATAAAGACAAAGTTTCGCCTGCCTGTGTTCAACTGGACGGCCCTGAAACCCACACAGATCAACGGCACCGTATTCAATGAGATAGACGACGAGAGAGTTCTAGAG GAGCTGGATCTAGACAAGTTTGAGGAACTCTTCAAAACCAAAGCTCAGGGTCCAATAATGGACCTGTCCTGCCCCAAGAACAAAGTTTCCCAGAAGACCATCAACAAGGTTACCTTGCTAGATGCCAACCGTTCTAAGAATTTGGCCATCACGTTACGCAAGGCTGCAAAGAGCACAGAGGAGATCTGCAAAGCTATCCAGAT GTATGACCTGAAGGCTCTGCCGGTGGACTTTGTAGAATGCCTGATGCGATTCCTGCCCACGGATGCAGAGAGCAAACTGCTACGTCAGTACGAGCGAGAGCGCCGTCCAGTGGAGCAGCTGGCTGAGGAGGACCgcttcatgttacatttcagtaaaATTGAAAGGCTCACGCAAAGGATGACGATCATCACCTTTGTGGGCAACTTCATTGATAACGTCAATATGCTGACTCCG CAACTGAATGCAATTATTGCTGCATCTGCCTCAGTGAAATCATCGCCCAAACTGAAGAGAATGCTGGAG ATTATTTTAGCTTTGGGAAATTACATGAATAGCAGCAAAAGAGGCTCAGTTTACGGGTTCAAGCTTCAAAGCCTGGATCTG TTGCTGGACACCAAGTCTACAGACAGGAAGCTGACGCTGCTGCACTACATTGCACTCATTGTGAAGGACAAGTACGTGGACCTGGCCAACTTCTTCAATGAGTTGCACTTCGTCGACAAGGCAGCAGCTG TATCGCTGGAGAATGTGCTGCTGGATGTGCGAGAGCTGTGCAAGGGTATGGAGCTGATCCGTAGGGAGTGCAGCCTCCATGACCACGTGGTGCTCAAGGACTTCCTGCAGACACATGAGCCACAGCTCGACAAACTGCAGAAGGATTCCAAGACAGCAGAG GAAGCGTACAACAGTGTGGTTCATTACTTTGGAGAGAGTGCCAAGACAACCCCACCCTCCGTCTTCTTTCCTGTGTTTGTGCGTTTCATCAAGGCGTACAAG GAAGCTGTGGAGGAGAATGAGCAGAGGAAGAAGCAGGAGGAAGCTATGAGGGAGAAGCTGCTGGCTCAGGAGGCCAAGCAGCAAAACCCGAAG GTGCAGGCACAGAAGAAGAGGCTGCAGCAGCAGGAGCTGATCGCAGAGCTGCGCAAACGGCAGGCTAAGGACCACCGGCCTGTGTATGAGGGCAAGGATGGCACCATAGAGGACATTATCACAG ccgaACTGAAGGTTGACCTCCGTACATTTGCCCCTCTAAAGAGCGG ATCTCCGAAACCAGCCCTTCCTGCGTGCTGA
- the fmnl3 gene encoding formin-like protein 3 isoform X2, with amino-acid sequence MGNIESVDGHSEIKPHIMPLKVPMPDPTELEERFALVLNSMNLPPDKARLLRQYDNEKKWDLICDQERFQVKNPPHTYIQKLRSYLDPGVTRKKFRRRVQESTKVLRELEISLRTNHIGWVREFLNDDNQGLDILVKYLSFAQCAVMLDFEGLEAGDEGSLDKTKSWSRSIEDLHQNGIQPFCNTLSRSARQSVLRYNTISNSKTMKNSRLVSQKDDVHVCIMCLRAVMNYQYGFNMVMSHPHAVNEIALSLNNKNFRTKALVLELLAAVCLVRGGHEIILSAFDNFKEVCKEKHRFEKLMEYFRSEDGNIDFMVACMQFINIVVHSVEDMNFRVHLQYEFTKLGLDDFLEKCKHTESDKLSVQIQAYLDNVFDVGGLLEDAETKNVALEKVEELEDQLSHMTERLLDVENETMMKVAELEKLLLQKDKDLVAIRETFESTNSQVHTLRRMIQEKDAAFQRHRLVEKRLQELEQQGTIRLCKQADGDISIEALAVGVAGETLGVITPLPAGPVGPGAPGEIPSTTVEPVVPPPPPPPPPPPPLPSAQGEYVPVPPPPPVAPPLPGTSPTVILSTGLSAIRIKKPIKTKFRLPVFNWTALKPTQINGTVFNEIDDERVLEELDLDKFEELFKTKAQGPIMDLSCPKNKVSQKTINKVTLLDANRSKNLAITLRKAAKSTEEICKAIQMYDLKALPVDFVECLMRFLPTDAESKLLRQYERERRPVEQLAEEDRFMLHFSKIERLTQRMTIITFVGNFIDNVNMLTPQLNAIIAASASVKSSPKLKRMLEIILALGNYMNSSKRGSVYGFKLQSLDLLLDTKSTDRKLTLLHYIALIVKDKYVDLANFFNELHFVDKAAAVSLENVLLDVRELCKGMELIRRECSLHDHVVLKDFLQTHEPQLDKLQKDSKTAEEAYNSVVHYFGESAKTTPPSVFFPVFVRFIKAYKEAVEENEQRKKQEEAMREKLLAQEAKQQNPKVQAQKKRLQQQELIAELRKRQAKDHRPVYEGKDGTIEDIITALKSVPFTARTAKRSSRFFCDTNLYDESNC; translated from the exons AACTCCATGAACCTGCCCCCTGATAAAGCTCGTCTCCTACGCCAGTATGACAACGAGAAGAAGTGGGACCTCATCTGTGATCAG GAACGCTTTCAGGTGAAAAACCCTCCCCACACCTACATCCAGAAGCTAAGGAGCTATTTAGACCCGGGGGTCACGCGGAAG AAATTTCGCCGGCGAGTTCAAGAATCCACGAAGGTTCTGCGAGAGCTGGAGATATCGTTGAGGACCAATCATATTGG GTGGGTTCGAGAGTTCCTCAACGATGATAATCAAGGCTTGGATATCCTGGTGAAGTACCTTTCATTTGCTCAGTGTGCCGTCAT GTTGGATTTTGAGGGGCTTGAGGCCGGGGATGAGGGCTCCCTGGACAAGACTAAGTCCTGGAGCAGGTCTATTGAAGATCTGCATCAGAACGGCATCCAACCGTTCTGCAACACGCTGTCTCGCTCCGCGCGCCAGTCAGTGCTCCG CTACAATACGATAAGTAACAGCAAAACCATGAAGAACTCCAGGCTGGTCAGCCAGAAGGACGACGTGCATGTTTGCATCATGTGCTTGCGGGCGGTGATGAACTACCAG TATGGCTTCAATATGGTGATGtctcacccccatgcagtgaaTGAAATTGCACTTAGCTTGAACAATAAGAACTTCAG GACAAAGGCCCTGGTTCTGGAGTTACTTGCCGCTGTATGTTTAGTTAGAGGTGGTCATGAAATCATTCTATCAGCATTTGACAACTTCAAAGAG GTGTGCAAAGAGAAGCATCGCTTTGAGAAGCTGATGGAGTATTTCCGCAGTGAGGATGGAAATATTGACTTCATG GTTGCTTGTATGCAGTTCATCAACATTGTTGTTCATTCAGTGGAAGATATGAACTTCCGTGTCCACCTACAGTATGAGTTCACCAAGCTGGGTCTTGATGACTTCTTGGAG AAgtgcaaacacacagaaagcgACAAGCTGTCAGTGCAGATCCAGGCCTACCTAGATAACGTGTTTGACGTAGGGGGACTCCTGGAAGATGCGGAAACCAAGAACGTGGCCCTGGAGAAGGTGGAGGAGTTGGAAGATCAGCTATCACAC ATGACTGAACGGCTGCTAGATGTGGAGAATGAAACGATGATGAAAGTAGCTGAACTGGAGAAGTTGCTCCTTCAAAAAGACAAAGACCTCGTTGCCATAAGG GAGACCTTCGAGTCGACCAACTCCCAGGTGCATACGCTGCGGAGGATGATCCAGGAGAAGGACGCGGCCTTCCAGCGGCACCGTCTCGTGGAGAAGCGGctgcaggagctggagcagcaggGCACCATCCGGCTGTGCAAGCAGGCTGATGGAGACATCTCCATTGAGGCCCTGGCTGTGGGTGTGGCTGGAGAGACCCTGGGAGTCATCACCCCGCTGCCTGCAGGTCCGGTGGGCCCTGGAGCTCCAGGCGAAATCCCCTCCACCACAGTTGAGCCTGTTGTGCCACCACCTCCGCCCCCACCACCGCCCCCGCCCCCACTGCCCTCTGCTCAAG GTGAGTATGTACCTGTGCCACCTCCaccccctgtggccccgcctctGCCTGGAACGTCTCCAACTGTCATCCTCAGCACCGGCCTATCAG CCATTAGAATCAAAAAGCCCATAAAGACAAAGTTTCGCCTGCCTGTGTTCAACTGGACGGCCCTGAAACCCACACAGATCAACGGCACCGTATTCAATGAGATAGACGACGAGAGAGTTCTAGAG GAGCTGGATCTAGACAAGTTTGAGGAACTCTTCAAAACCAAAGCTCAGGGTCCAATAATGGACCTGTCCTGCCCCAAGAACAAAGTTTCCCAGAAGACCATCAACAAGGTTACCTTGCTAGATGCCAACCGTTCTAAGAATTTGGCCATCACGTTACGCAAGGCTGCAAAGAGCACAGAGGAGATCTGCAAAGCTATCCAGAT GTATGACCTGAAGGCTCTGCCGGTGGACTTTGTAGAATGCCTGATGCGATTCCTGCCCACGGATGCAGAGAGCAAACTGCTACGTCAGTACGAGCGAGAGCGCCGTCCAGTGGAGCAGCTGGCTGAGGAGGACCgcttcatgttacatttcagtaaaATTGAAAGGCTCACGCAAAGGATGACGATCATCACCTTTGTGGGCAACTTCATTGATAACGTCAATATGCTGACTCCG CAACTGAATGCAATTATTGCTGCATCTGCCTCAGTGAAATCATCGCCCAAACTGAAGAGAATGCTGGAG ATTATTTTAGCTTTGGGAAATTACATGAATAGCAGCAAAAGAGGCTCAGTTTACGGGTTCAAGCTTCAAAGCCTGGATCTG TTGCTGGACACCAAGTCTACAGACAGGAAGCTGACGCTGCTGCACTACATTGCACTCATTGTGAAGGACAAGTACGTGGACCTGGCCAACTTCTTCAATGAGTTGCACTTCGTCGACAAGGCAGCAGCTG TATCGCTGGAGAATGTGCTGCTGGATGTGCGAGAGCTGTGCAAGGGTATGGAGCTGATCCGTAGGGAGTGCAGCCTCCATGACCACGTGGTGCTCAAGGACTTCCTGCAGACACATGAGCCACAGCTCGACAAACTGCAGAAGGATTCCAAGACAGCAGAG GAAGCGTACAACAGTGTGGTTCATTACTTTGGAGAGAGTGCCAAGACAACCCCACCCTCCGTCTTCTTTCCTGTGTTTGTGCGTTTCATCAAGGCGTACAAG GAAGCTGTGGAGGAGAATGAGCAGAGGAAGAAGCAGGAGGAAGCTATGAGGGAGAAGCTGCTGGCTCAGGAGGCCAAGCAGCAAAACCCGAAG GTGCAGGCACAGAAGAAGAGGCTGCAGCAGCAGGAGCTGATCGCAGAGCTGCGCAAACGGCAGGCTAAGGACCACCGGCCTGTGTATGAGGGCAAGGATGGCACCATAGAGGACATTATCACAG CATTGAAGAGCGTGCCCTTCACGGCCCGTACTGCCAAGCGGAGTTCCCGCTTCTTCTGTGACACCAACCTCTACGATGAGTCCAACTGCTAG